One Brassica napus cultivar Da-Ae chromosome C4, Da-Ae, whole genome shotgun sequence genomic region harbors:
- the LOC106395770 gene encoding expansin-B4, producing MTPFHKCFALLALFAASFKFCYCQNETINAAGWADADAGATWYGEPEGAGSTGRACGYGVAVANPPLYAMVSAGGPSLFNNGKGCGTCYQIMCTGNPACSGSPITVTITDECPGGPCVSEPVHFDLSRKAMGALAKPGQAAQLRSAGPLSVSYRRAACLYQGTEIAFHVDAGSTPFYVAFVVEYENGEGDLASVEIQPASGGFMPKGFMPMQEMRSAEWKLNSGGPLSGPFNIRLTSGESRKVVVAQAVIPADWKPDQTYRSIVNF from the exons ATGACACCCTTCCATAAATGCTTTGCCCTTTTAGCTCTTTTTGCAGCCTCATTTAAGTTTTGTTATTGCCAGAATGAAACAATAAATGCCGCTGGCTGGGCCGACGCAGACGCTGGTGCTACTTGGTACGGTGAACCAGAGGGAGCAGGTAGCACCG GAAGAGCTTGTGGATATGGCGTGGCAGTGGCTAATCCACCGCTATACGCGATGGTTTCAGCCGGAGGCCCTTCACTATTCAACAATGGAAAAGGATGTGGAACATGTTATCAG ATTATGTGCACCGGGAATCCAGCATGTTCAGGGAGCCCAATAACGGTGACGATAACGGACGAGTGTCCCGGTGGTCCTTGCGTCTCTGAGCCAGTTCATTTTGACCTTAGTCGCAAAGCCATGGGAGCCTTAGCCAAACCTGGCCAAGCCGCTCAACTACGAAGCGCTGGTCCTCTAAGTGTTAGTTACAGACG TGCTGCGTGTTTATATCAAGGAACTGAAATAGCTTTTCATGTTGATGCCGGTTCTACCCCGTTCTACGTGGCATTCGTTGTGGAATACGAAAACGGTGAAGGAGATTTGGCCTCCGTTGAGATTCAACCGGCCAGCGGAGGATTTATGCCCAAAGGATTTATGCCCATGCAAGAAATGAGGTCCGCCGAGTGGAAGTTAAACTCCGGCGGTCCACTGAGCGGGCCGTTCAACATTAGACTAACATCTGGCGAGTCTCGTAAAGTAGTGGTGGCTCAGGCTGTTATTCCGGCGGATTGGAAGCCTGATCAGACGTATAGGTCGATTGTTAACTTCTAG
- the LOC106396405 gene encoding ribosome biogenesis protein BOP1 homolog isoform X2 — MTKKKSEGANEDQTIETKKKSVSAVKSSQKEKPVVAKQVKSSKEEEEEEDLLLDSATDSDYDGDSLSGSLNSDDFDSDVFDSEDDASQRETEGGDDKDSSEDELELHGEQVDSENGEEEDGSDEGSVEREVAEESDSSEDEVAPRNTVGDVPLEWYKDEKHIGYDITGKKITKKEKQDKLDSFLANMDDSKNWRKIYDEYNDEEVELTKEESKLIRRMLKGEAPHADFDPYAPYVDWFKWDDAIHPLSSAPEPKRRFIPSKWEAKKVVKYVRAIRKGLIKFDKPEEEPNVYLLWGDDSASDQKSKHLTYIPPPKLKLPGHEESYNPSLEYIPTEEEKAAYELMYEEDRPKFIPKRFTSLRSIPAYENALKESFDRCLDLYLCPRVRKKRINIDPESLKPKLPSRKDLRPYPNSCYLEYKGHTGAVTSVSPDCSGQWIASGSADGSVRIWEVETGRCLKVWLFKEPVKCVAWNPLPDFPILAVAIGQDLVILNTELGTDEEQQKIEELLRLGNLPEQDEAVAAIVSWLPDETYGGIKIKHFKNISYVDWHPRGDYLSAVMSAGETRGVVIHQLSMHKTQRLPIKMRGLPVCTLFHPTHRGMFIIATKKNVRVFNLQKRELAIKKLETGLREISSMAIHPGGDNLIVGSKEGKMCWFDMDLSSKPYKTLKNHPKDITNVAFHRSYPLFASCSEDSTAYVFHGKVYSDLNENPLIVPLEILRGHSTSSNRGVLDCKFHPRQPWLFTAGADSVIKLYCH; from the exons atgacgaagaagaagagcgaAGGAGCTAACGAAGATCAAACGATAGAAACCAAGAAGAAAAGCGTCTCCGCTGTAAAATCATCTCAGAAAGAGAAGCCAGTAGTAGCAAAGCAAGTGAAAAGCtcgaaagaagaagaagaagaagaagacctgCTCTTAGATTCCGCCACTGATTCCGATTACGACGGAGAT AGCTTGTCCGGGTCTTTGAACTCCGACGACTTCGACTCCGATGTCTTCGATTCCGAGGACGATGCTTCACAGAGAGAGACGGAAGGTGGAGATGATAAAGATTCATCCGAAGACGAGCTCGAGCTCCATG gtgAACAAGTAGATAGTGAGAATGGTGAGGAAGAAGATGGGAGTGATGAAGGTTCTGTGGAACGTGAAGTCGCTGAAGAGAGTGATTCTTCAGAAGATGAG GTTGCTCCAAGGAATACAGTTGGGGATGTTCCATTGGAGTGGTACAAAGACGAGAAACATATTGGTTACGACATCACTGGGAAGAAGATTACAAAGAAAGAGAAGCAAGACAAGCTCGACTCTTTTCTTGCAAATATGGATGACTCCAAGAACTG GCGCAAAATTTACGATGAGTATAACGACGAGGAAGTGGAGCTGACTAAAGAGGAGAGCAAGCTCATCCGTAGGATGCTCAAAGGGGAAGCTCCACATGCTGACTTCGATCCATACGCT CCTTATGTCGATTGGTTCAAATGGGACGATGCGATTCATCCGCTCTCAAGTGCGCCAGAACCCAAGCGAAGGTTCATCCCTTCAAAATGGGAAGCTAAAAAAGTTGTTAAGTATGTTAGAGCAATAAGGAAGGGGTTGATCAAGTTTGATAAGCCTGAAGAAGAGCCCAACGTATACCTTTTATGGGGTGACGATTCAGCTTCAGATCAAAAGAGCAAGCACTTGACTTATATTCCTCCACCGAAACTAAAATTGCCAG GACACGAGGAATCATACAATCCTTCTCTGGAATACATTCCAACAGAGGAAGAGAAAGCAGCTTATGAATTGATGTATGAGGAAGATCGTCCAAAATTCATTCCTAAAAG GTTCACATCTCTGAGAAGCATCCCAGCATATGAGAATGCACTAAAGGAGTCTTTTGATCGTTGTTTGGATCTATACCTGTGTCCAAGAGTTCGAAAGAAGAGA ATAAACATCGATCCTGAATCTTTGAAGCCTAAGCTACCTAGTAGGAAGGATCttagaccttatccaaactcatGTTACCTTGAATATAAAGGCCATACAGGAGCTGTTACTTCCGTATCCCCTGATTGTTCTGGCCAGTGGATAGCCTCAG gTTCCGCTGATGGATCTGTTCGTATATGGGAAGTGGAGACTGGTAGATGTCTTAAGGTCTGGCTGTTTAAGGAACCTGTGAAGTGTGTCGCCTGGAATCCTCTTCCTGATTTTCCAATTTTAGCCGTCGCCAT AGGACAAGATCTGGTTATCCTGAACACTGAACTTGGCACTGATGAGGAACAGCAAAAGATTGAAGAGCTGCTTCGCTTAGGAAACCTTCCAGAACAAGATGAAGCTG TTGCGGCAATTGTAAGCTGGCTTCCAGATGAGACATATGGAGGGATCAAGATAAAACATTTTAAG AACATATCATATGTTGACTGGCATCCTAGAGGAGACTATCTCTCAGCAGTCATGTCAGCCGGCGAGACACGAGGTGTTGTCATACACCAGCTCTCAATGCATAAAACACAAAGGCTCCCAATAAAGATGCGGGGACTTCCTGTCTGCACGCTCTTTCACCCCACCCACCGTGGCATGTTCATCATCGCGACGAAAAAGAACGTGCGCGTTTTCAATCTCCAGAAGAGAGAGCTGGCCATCAAAAAGCTCGAGACTGGGCTTAGAGAGATCTCTTCTAtggcgattcatcctggtggtGATAATCTGATTGTAGGAAGCAAAGAAGGGAAGATGTGTTGGTTTGACATGGACCTGTCTTCGAAACCGTACAAGACTCTCAAGAATCACCCTAAAGACATTACGAACGTGGCGTTCCACCGCTCGTATCCGCTGTTCGCTTCGTGCTCGGAGGATTCGACGGCTTATGTGTTCCATGGAAAGGTGTATAGTGATCTTAACGAGAATCCTCTGATTGTGCCGTTGGAGATTCTAAGAGGCCATTCTACTTCTTCAAATAGAG GAGTCTTGGACTGCAAGTTTCATCCGAGGCAACCATGGCTATTCACTGCAGGCGCCGACTCGGTTATAAAACTTTACTGCCACTAA
- the LOC106396405 gene encoding ribosome biogenesis protein BOP1 homolog isoform X1, translating into MTKKKSEGANEDQTIETKKKSVSAVKSSQKEKPVVAKQVKSSKEEEEEEDLLLDSATDSDYDGDSLSGSLNSDDFDSDVFDSEDDASQRETEGGDDKDSSEDELELHGHDGSDDDDDDDEGEQVDSENGEEEDGSDEGSVEREVAEESDSSEDEVAPRNTVGDVPLEWYKDEKHIGYDITGKKITKKEKQDKLDSFLANMDDSKNWRKIYDEYNDEEVELTKEESKLIRRMLKGEAPHADFDPYAPYVDWFKWDDAIHPLSSAPEPKRRFIPSKWEAKKVVKYVRAIRKGLIKFDKPEEEPNVYLLWGDDSASDQKSKHLTYIPPPKLKLPGHEESYNPSLEYIPTEEEKAAYELMYEEDRPKFIPKRFTSLRSIPAYENALKESFDRCLDLYLCPRVRKKRINIDPESLKPKLPSRKDLRPYPNSCYLEYKGHTGAVTSVSPDCSGQWIASGSADGSVRIWEVETGRCLKVWLFKEPVKCVAWNPLPDFPILAVAIGQDLVILNTELGTDEEQQKIEELLRLGNLPEQDEAVAAIVSWLPDETYGGIKIKHFKNISYVDWHPRGDYLSAVMSAGETRGVVIHQLSMHKTQRLPIKMRGLPVCTLFHPTHRGMFIIATKKNVRVFNLQKRELAIKKLETGLREISSMAIHPGGDNLIVGSKEGKMCWFDMDLSSKPYKTLKNHPKDITNVAFHRSYPLFASCSEDSTAYVFHGKVYSDLNENPLIVPLEILRGHSTSSNRGVLDCKFHPRQPWLFTAGADSVIKLYCH; encoded by the exons atgacgaagaagaagagcgaAGGAGCTAACGAAGATCAAACGATAGAAACCAAGAAGAAAAGCGTCTCCGCTGTAAAATCATCTCAGAAAGAGAAGCCAGTAGTAGCAAAGCAAGTGAAAAGCtcgaaagaagaagaagaagaagaagacctgCTCTTAGATTCCGCCACTGATTCCGATTACGACGGAGAT AGCTTGTCCGGGTCTTTGAACTCCGACGACTTCGACTCCGATGTCTTCGATTCCGAGGACGATGCTTCACAGAGAGAGACGGAAGGTGGAGATGATAAAGATTCATCCGAAGACGAGCTCGAGCTCCATG GTCATGATggctctgatgatgatgatgatgatgatgaaggtgAACAAGTAGATAGTGAGAATGGTGAGGAAGAAGATGGGAGTGATGAAGGTTCTGTGGAACGTGAAGTCGCTGAAGAGAGTGATTCTTCAGAAGATGAG GTTGCTCCAAGGAATACAGTTGGGGATGTTCCATTGGAGTGGTACAAAGACGAGAAACATATTGGTTACGACATCACTGGGAAGAAGATTACAAAGAAAGAGAAGCAAGACAAGCTCGACTCTTTTCTTGCAAATATGGATGACTCCAAGAACTG GCGCAAAATTTACGATGAGTATAACGACGAGGAAGTGGAGCTGACTAAAGAGGAGAGCAAGCTCATCCGTAGGATGCTCAAAGGGGAAGCTCCACATGCTGACTTCGATCCATACGCT CCTTATGTCGATTGGTTCAAATGGGACGATGCGATTCATCCGCTCTCAAGTGCGCCAGAACCCAAGCGAAGGTTCATCCCTTCAAAATGGGAAGCTAAAAAAGTTGTTAAGTATGTTAGAGCAATAAGGAAGGGGTTGATCAAGTTTGATAAGCCTGAAGAAGAGCCCAACGTATACCTTTTATGGGGTGACGATTCAGCTTCAGATCAAAAGAGCAAGCACTTGACTTATATTCCTCCACCGAAACTAAAATTGCCAG GACACGAGGAATCATACAATCCTTCTCTGGAATACATTCCAACAGAGGAAGAGAAAGCAGCTTATGAATTGATGTATGAGGAAGATCGTCCAAAATTCATTCCTAAAAG GTTCACATCTCTGAGAAGCATCCCAGCATATGAGAATGCACTAAAGGAGTCTTTTGATCGTTGTTTGGATCTATACCTGTGTCCAAGAGTTCGAAAGAAGAGA ATAAACATCGATCCTGAATCTTTGAAGCCTAAGCTACCTAGTAGGAAGGATCttagaccttatccaaactcatGTTACCTTGAATATAAAGGCCATACAGGAGCTGTTACTTCCGTATCCCCTGATTGTTCTGGCCAGTGGATAGCCTCAG gTTCCGCTGATGGATCTGTTCGTATATGGGAAGTGGAGACTGGTAGATGTCTTAAGGTCTGGCTGTTTAAGGAACCTGTGAAGTGTGTCGCCTGGAATCCTCTTCCTGATTTTCCAATTTTAGCCGTCGCCAT AGGACAAGATCTGGTTATCCTGAACACTGAACTTGGCACTGATGAGGAACAGCAAAAGATTGAAGAGCTGCTTCGCTTAGGAAACCTTCCAGAACAAGATGAAGCTG TTGCGGCAATTGTAAGCTGGCTTCCAGATGAGACATATGGAGGGATCAAGATAAAACATTTTAAG AACATATCATATGTTGACTGGCATCCTAGAGGAGACTATCTCTCAGCAGTCATGTCAGCCGGCGAGACACGAGGTGTTGTCATACACCAGCTCTCAATGCATAAAACACAAAGGCTCCCAATAAAGATGCGGGGACTTCCTGTCTGCACGCTCTTTCACCCCACCCACCGTGGCATGTTCATCATCGCGACGAAAAAGAACGTGCGCGTTTTCAATCTCCAGAAGAGAGAGCTGGCCATCAAAAAGCTCGAGACTGGGCTTAGAGAGATCTCTTCTAtggcgattcatcctggtggtGATAATCTGATTGTAGGAAGCAAAGAAGGGAAGATGTGTTGGTTTGACATGGACCTGTCTTCGAAACCGTACAAGACTCTCAAGAATCACCCTAAAGACATTACGAACGTGGCGTTCCACCGCTCGTATCCGCTGTTCGCTTCGTGCTCGGAGGATTCGACGGCTTATGTGTTCCATGGAAAGGTGTATAGTGATCTTAACGAGAATCCTCTGATTGTGCCGTTGGAGATTCTAAGAGGCCATTCTACTTCTTCAAATAGAG GAGTCTTGGACTGCAAGTTTCATCCGAGGCAACCATGGCTATTCACTGCAGGCGCCGACTCGGTTATAAAACTTTACTGCCACTAA
- the LOC106392357 gene encoding probable pectinesterase/pectinesterase inhibitor 17, with product MAFRVYILTFMFFCIFVASTVSGYNSKDVKAWCTQTPNPKPCEYFLTHNSGQKPIKSESEFLKISVKLALERAILAKSHTSTLGPKCRDTREKAAWEDCLKLYDVTVSKINQTMDPNVKCSKTDAQTWLSTALTNLDTCRAGFLELGVTDIVLPLMSNNVSNLICNTLAINKVPFNDTPPEKDGFPSWVKPGDRKLLQSSTPRDNAVVAKDGSGNFRTIKDAVNAASGSGRFVIYVKQGVYSENLEIRKKNVMLRGDGKGRTIITGSRSVGGGSTTFNSATVAAVGDGFMARGITFRNTAGASNEQAVALRSGSDLSVFYQCSFEGYQDTLYVHSNRQFYRDCDVYGTVDFIFGNAAAVLQNCNIFARRPRSKTNTITAQGRSDRNQNTGIIIHNSRVTAASDLRPILGSTKTYLGRPWRQYSRTVFMKTSLDSLIDPRGWLEWNGNFALSTLFYAEFQNTGPGASTSGRVKWPGFRVLRSASEASRFTVGSFIAGSSWIPSSVPFTSGL from the exons ATGGCTTTTCGAGTTTATATTCTAACATTTATGTTCTTTTGCATTTTCGTGGCATCTACCGTTTCCGGGTACAACTCAAAAGACGTGAAAGCATGGTGCAcccaaactccaaaccctaaaccatgtgAATATTTCTTAACCCACAACTCAGGCCAAAAGCCCATAAAATCGGAGTCCGAGTTTCTCAAAATCTCAGTGAAACTAGCTTTGGAGCGAGCCATCCTCGCCAAAAGCCACACGTCTACACTAGGACCAAAGTGCCGTGACACACGTGAAAAAGCTGCATGGGAAGATTGTCTCAAGCTCTACGACGTCACCGTCTCTAAAATCAACCAGACCATGGACCCAAACGTGAAGTGCTCGAAAACCGACGCGCAAACATGGCTCAGCACGGCTCTAACCAATCTCGACACCTGCCGAGCGGGGTTCTTGGAGCTAGGTGTTACAGATATCGTCCTTCCTCTGATGTCAAACAACGTCTCAAATCTTATATGCAACACACTCGCCATTAACAAAGTTCCTTTCAACGACACCCCACCCGAGAAAGACGGGTTCCCTTCGTGGGTCAAACCCGGTGACCGGAAACTTTTGCAAAGCTCGACACCAAGAGATAACGCGGTTGTGGCTAAAGATGGGTCTGGTAATTTCAGGACGATTAAAGACGCGGTCAACGCTGCTTCAGGGAGTGGTAGGTTCGTGATATATGTGAAGCAGGGCGTTTACAGTGAGAATCTTGAGATTCGGAAAAAGAATGTTATGTTGAGAGGTGATGGTAAAGGGAGAACGATTATTACCGGAAGCAGAAGTGTTGGAGGAGGATCCACCACGTTTAATTCAGCTACTGTCG CGGCGGTCGGAGACGGCTTTATGGCACGTGGAATAACGTTTAGAAACACGGCGGGTGCAAGCAATGAGCAAGCGGTAGCTCTAAGATCCGGATCGGATCTATCCGTTTTCTACCAATGCAGCTTTGAGGGTTACCAAGACACACTCTACGTTCACTCCAACCGCCAATTTTACCGTGACTGTGACGTTTACGGAACTGTCGATTTTATCTTCGGAAACGCAGCTGCCGTTCTTCAAAACTGCAACATTTTCGCACGTCGTCCACGTAGTAAGACCAACACAATCACCGCCCAAGGAAGATCCGACCGGAACCAAAACACGGGCATTATTATCCACAACTCCCGGGTCACAGCAGCTTCGGATCTCCGACCCATTTTGGGATCCACCAAAACTTATTTAGGTAGACCATGGAGACAATATTCGAGGACTGTATTCATGAAGACTTCTCTCGATAGCCTGATTGATCCACGTGGATGGCTTGAGTGGAATGGTAACTTCGCTTTGAGCACTCTGTTTTATGCAGAGTTTCAGAATACGGGTCCGGGTGCTTCCACTTCAGGTCGGGTCAAATGGCCTGGATTTCGGGTCCTTCGTTCTGCCTCAGAGGCTTCAAGGTTCACTGTTGGTAGTTTTATTGCTGGTAGCTCTTGGATCCCATCGAGTGTGCCGTTTACTTCTGGTCTCTAA
- the LOC106392656 gene encoding uncharacterized protein LOC106392656, translated as MRDKMFTWIQLKICDGRSCRFWTDNWFPMGRVADFMLQGRNTRLGIRKDATLASLCREGQWLIPQARSENQVAVLAFLMSISFTEEEDTNEWVIDGKSSTTYSTGSVYKKLKGETNTLPWTRAVWITGGVPKHSFFAWLVTLNRCPTRDRLRSWGLQSDSVCLLCGDDEESRSHIYFDCIYSWEIWTSLANRFDLMARRNWNESLQQMQSLGGDRIRKRLLLLSWQAVIYWIWSERNSRLHHNSSRSSALLITFIERQVKDKISSYRDGNPALSSSLMQSWFLAFDRVY; from the coding sequence ATGAGGGACAAAATGTTTACCTGGATCCAGCTGAAGATATGTGATGGAAGGAGCTGCAGATTCTGGACTGATAACTGGTTCCCGATGGGACGAGTTGCTGACTTCATGCTACAGGGTAGGAACACACGCCTAGGTATCAGGAAGGACGCTACACTTGCAAGCTTGTGTAGGGAGGGTCAATGGCTTATTCCTCAGGCTCGCTCAGAGAATCAAGTTGCGGTTCTGGCATTCCTAATGAGTATCAGTTttacagaagaagaagacaccAATGAGTGGGTGATAGACGGTAAATCATCAACTACATACTCAACTGGATCGGTCTATAAGAAACTAAAGGGAGAAACAAACACTTTACCATGGACTAGGGCGGTCTGGATTACTGGAGGAGTACCAAAGCACAGTTTCTTTGCTTGGCTTGTAACTCTGAATCGTTGCCCAACACGTGATAGGTTGCGATCATGGGGCCTCCAATCAGATTCAGTATGTTTACTTTGTGGTGACGATGAGGAAAGCAGAAGCCATATCTACTTTGATTGCATCTACTCTTGGGAAATTTGGACATCGCTGGCCAATCGGTTTGATCTAATGGCTAGGAGGAACTGGAATGAAAGCTTACAACAGATGCAATCCTTAGGGGGTGACAGAATCAGGAAACGTCTGCTGCTTCTATCTTGGCAAGCAGTCATCTACTGGATATGGTCAGAGCGAAACTCCCGACTTCACCATAACTCCTCTCGATCTTCTGCGCTTCTGATTACATTCATTGAGCGGCAAGTAAAAGATAAAATCTCTAGCTATCGGGATGGGAATCCAGCACTCTCCTCTTCTCTTATGCAATCGTGGTTCCTTGCATTTGATCGAGTCTACTAA
- the LOC106392659 gene encoding proline-rich protein 36-like, with amino-acid sequence MENPWLSSARASALLPVPPPAGVKPSSVPPDPPDPASSFPLTHFPPLSSSSPKSQKQSKLGVSRTSHASKATNPTTESPLFQSVSSHSSALNLNFRNPRSTSTVHEKYRILLPKNSSPIQTNKASGHSIPPATLPNISPLTPLGPVADPSVATSPPSCSHDTPAVPAVSDPAQACPQPPLLQRHPVLPPAPKLVERIRKLEDKTLKRLAPITISETGRPTVLIPDAVFEKGAELHKDFIACYFNGRPPPIKQIQNFLNHISMDLCSLIGNAPVGLYSNLGTLDRCSVGSSSPRRAELVAGLVGDPKETDDFTKNLVSLTVSHVKVAVDLTKPVPDVVEFTRQSGEVVEVMVTYPWLPPTCSHCKELGHISKNGLQLPPQPPTAKAPNPKIPNHQTPKKINPKNNTTASSSETPPPVPEPTAASHTETCPDAMSVDLPPLTLAPISTPQLPPFAPLHLQPSLAIPDIQSPPFVPPPIPYIVALPAALLKPSLKRSRSHPLLLCSPPKSQPFVSPIPLSASFDVGTIPSTNITLSTSNSFSLLVPDGSLPFGQSSLSS; translated from the exons atggaGAATCCCTGGCTCTCTTCGGCTCGCGCTTCCGCCTTGCTTCCGGTGCCTCCTCCGGCTGGAGTCAAGCCCAGCTCTGTTCCCCCTGACCCCCCTGACCCTGCCTCATCCTTTCCCCTCACCCATTTCCCTCCGCTTTCCTCCTCTTCCCCCAAATCTCAGAAACAATCCAAACTGGGTGTATCCCGTACATCCCATGCTTCGAAAGCTACAAATCCCACTACTGAATCACCTCTGTTTCAGTCAGTTTCTTCTCATTCTAGTGCCTTAAACTTAAACTTCAGGAACCCTAGATCTACTTCTACTGTTCATGAAAAGTATAGAATTTTGCTCCCAAAAAACTCTTCTCCCATTCAAACTAACAAGGCTTCAGGTCATTCCATTCCCCCTGCTACCCTTCCCAATATCTCCCCTCTCACCCCTCTAGGACCTGTTGCGGACCCCTCTGTTGCTACCTCCCCTCCCTCCTGCTCCCATGATACTCCTGCTGTCCCTGCCGTCTCTGATCCTGCTCAGGCTTGTCCACAACCTCCTCTTCTGCAGCGTCACCCTGTTCTTCCTCCTGCACCAAAATTAGTGGAAAGAATCAGAAAATTAGAAGATAAAACACTCAAAAGACTTGCGCCTATTACTATATCAGAAACTGGAAGGCCTACAGTGTTAATTCCCGATGCGGTCTTTGAGAAAGGTGCAGAGCTGCACAAGGATTTTATTGCTTGTTATTTCAACGGCAGACCTCCGCCAATCAAGCAGATTCAAAACTTTCTGAACCATAT CTCAATGGACCTCTGCTCACTCATCGGCAACGCCCCCGTTGGATTGTATTCAAATCTGGGCACACTTGATCGGTGTTCCGTTGGATCTTCGTCACCAAGAAGGGCTGAGTTAGTTGCAGGCCTTGTAGGTGATCCTAAAGAAACAGATGATTTCACAAAGAATCTCGTGAGCCTCACTGTTTCCCATGTCAAGGTGGCTGTAGACCTCACGAAACCGGTCCCTGATGTTGTGGAATTCACAAGGCAGAGTGGTGAAGTAGTAGAAGTTATGGTTACATACCCTTGGCTTCCTCCTACTTGCTCACACTGCAAAGAGCTTGGTCATATCTCAAAAAATGGTTTGCAGCTTCCACCTCAACCTCCAACTGCAAAAGCCCCAAATCCAAAGATCCCAAACCATCAAACTCCTAAGAAAATAAACCCTAAGAACAACACTACTGCTTCTTCCTCTGAAACTCCCCCTCCTGTTCCTGAACCTACTGCTGCTTCGCACACTGAAACTTGCCCTGATGCCATGTCTGTTGACCTTCCTCCTCTCACCCTTGCTCCTATATCTACTCCCCAGCTACCTCCTTTCGCTCCTCTTCACCTGCAACCTTCCTTAGCCATTCCTGACATTCAATCTCCACCTTTTGTCCCCCCGCCCATTCCCTACATCGTTGCCCTACCAGCTGCTCTTCTAAAACCCTCTCTTAAACGCTCGCGTTCTCACCCCCTCCTTTTATGTTCTCCACCAAAATCCCAACCTTTTGTCTCTCCTATTCCCCTCTCGGCCTCTTTTGATGTTGGTACTATTCCCTCCACCAACATCACTCTCTCTACCTCaaactctttctctcttttggttCCTGATGGCTCTCTTCCTTTTGGACagtcttctctttcttcctgA